A stretch of Pseudoprevotella muciniphila DNA encodes these proteins:
- a CDS encoding N-acetylmuramoyl-L-alanine amidase has product MLALSFCNTACANTNETPRQSNDTIIVPIVATDEVGEVKTDSQCIEIKDITNEVSYGHNPEAKPNVDVIVLHSCYHADSPDTFSIEGVIKQFIQYDVASHYLIARDGLILRLVSEDHVAWHAGKSALPTTKRTGLNATSIGIETICSKWNGPTEEQYTALAGLVNDICERYEINYIVSHEDIAPTRRSDPWCFNWNRFKAKLSEKALFAISKRDRFPKPKLTEKQRRTRM; this is encoded by the coding sequence GTGTTAGCATTAAGTTTCTGCAATACGGCATGTGCTAACACCAATGAAACGCCACGTCAAAGCAACGATACCATTATCGTGCCCATAGTGGCGACAGACGAGGTTGGAGAGGTGAAAACAGATTCCCAATGCATTGAGATAAAAGACATCACGAATGAAGTTTCTTACGGTCACAATCCGGAAGCGAAACCCAATGTGGATGTCATTGTGTTGCACTCTTGTTATCATGCAGATAGTCCAGACACATTCAGCATAGAAGGAGTCATTAAGCAGTTTATACAATATGATGTGGCATCGCATTATCTCATTGCTCGCGATGGGCTTATCCTGCGTCTTGTCAGTGAAGATCATGTGGCATGGCATGCAGGGAAAAGTGCACTGCCAACAACCAAAAGGACAGGACTTAATGCTACATCGATAGGCATAGAGACCATCTGTTCCAAATGGAATGGACCCACAGAAGAACAATATACCGCTCTTGCTGGTCTTGTGAACGATATTTGCGAGCGATACGAAATCAACTACATCGTCTCGCATGAGGACATCGCGCCAACAAGGCGCTCTGACCCTTGGTGCTTCAACTGGAATCGTTTCAAAGCAAAACTTTCTGAAAAAGCACTGTTTGCTATCAGTAAGCGCGACCGTTTCCCTAAACCAAAACTTACAGAAAAGCAAAGGCGAACAAGGATGTAA
- a CDS encoding endo-beta-N-acetylglucosaminidase has product MKKILLTAALVASLSGGTVQTVCAQEYDASASTSLFDFNPFNDSNLLTLFYNALQDGRNYPTMEEFEAAGFTAMDIEFVRSHVRKREIINDQSNQLLRGVSNTRRLWLNVPMGTGKTTGGYPGTNTGDDTYTMWNYTHLFGSWNHGLFQAPGCWIDAAHRNGTDIMSGIKFFESWTAGSGDQAYSKLISEKNADGTYKYVKPVINCLLYFGADGINYNWEDASYSNTDIIRFHQALYKEAERVGFDNFHIGLYTSVSTLTAGNAESLFGSKTNGKTADTFLNYAAGDFTYGIAASENTANNTLGTVDGLYAGVWIVHMNRRWTSLAGNSIGAVLWGEHGNSRFWSWNVGDDASSFQSNYQALLERGFSGGYRNPARRPTMQNSGNDWSWNGTTPPLSTFGGLATYFPERSAITSMPFRTYFNIGVGNSYNYKGKKTAGPWYNLSTQDIVPTYRWLVRSANTTTVATNIQPEFTIDDSYQGGSSLRLTGTPSASGTDIVLYRTELPVASAGTYAKVAIKSGIEGNNASNLYLILKKKGETTYHEYPVGNTTSKNWEEKNIALDLASGDVVQFVGLRVKGSTSGNYNMYVGKLEINDEKTVVPAEIKDFTVEVKRETTKSLAVKLNWALDATGSTRSDWGMVFNEDGNVDHFEVLYKNGEDGRISAISHVQGWSDYIGDIPMSDGEDPYIGVRAVSTDLKTYSDPVWVHVSRSSNVPAGVEGDVVYGISEINPSSEGYQTAFDTRYITSVTSTGASVANINFTGSKQQDGTNYVDGTSSVLKVKQGDKVTINWVYNSASDGLQYCTMKTYADWNINGYFESKTDELIVEQGGEKQNNSSNLKPFTLNVPEDAVCGFTRMRMVLSDAWFPHPGPTCLTTKGYTLDLAIEVSGANAERTPPADTHDQGVSDIPDGLDGDLTAINTLTGAVSSAVVANDCINLENVEKVWIYSADGKLVNFTKDSPTSISTKEFPPGTYIVKMQSGNVIRAVKIAI; this is encoded by the coding sequence ATGAAGAAAATTCTACTCACAGCGGCACTTGTTGCCAGCCTAAGCGGTGGCACAGTGCAGACAGTTTGTGCGCAAGAATACGACGCTTCGGCTTCCACTTCATTGTTCGATTTCAATCCGTTCAACGACAGCAACTTGCTGACACTGTTCTACAACGCGCTGCAGGATGGAAGGAATTACCCGACTATGGAAGAGTTCGAAGCAGCCGGATTCACAGCCATGGACATAGAGTTTGTACGCTCACATGTGCGCAAACGCGAAATTATTAACGACCAAAGCAACCAGTTGCTCAGGGGTGTATCAAACACACGCCGCCTCTGGCTGAATGTTCCGATGGGAACAGGCAAGACAACAGGTGGATATCCGGGTACAAACACTGGCGATGACACATACACCATGTGGAACTACACACACCTGTTCGGCTCGTGGAATCATGGACTTTTCCAGGCACCAGGCTGTTGGATTGATGCAGCACACCGAAACGGCACAGACATCATGTCCGGAATCAAATTCTTTGAGAGTTGGACAGCAGGCTCTGGCGACCAGGCATATAGTAAACTCATCTCCGAAAAAAATGCTGATGGCACGTACAAATACGTTAAACCCGTCATCAACTGCCTACTCTATTTCGGTGCAGATGGTATCAACTACAACTGGGAAGATGCGTCGTATTCCAACACCGACATCATACGCTTCCACCAGGCACTCTATAAAGAAGCAGAACGCGTAGGTTTCGACAATTTCCATATCGGTCTTTACACATCAGTTTCCACACTGACTGCAGGCAATGCAGAATCACTATTCGGTTCCAAGACCAACGGCAAGACTGCAGATACATTCCTGAACTATGCTGCCGGCGACTTCACTTACGGCATTGCTGCCTCAGAAAACACAGCAAATAACACACTCGGCACTGTTGACGGCTTATACGCAGGCGTATGGATTGTACACATGAACCGACGCTGGACATCTCTCGCAGGCAATAGTATCGGTGCCGTTCTATGGGGTGAACATGGCAACAGTCGTTTCTGGAGTTGGAACGTGGGCGACGATGCCAGTTCGTTCCAAAGCAACTACCAAGCACTCCTCGAAAGGGGATTCTCCGGTGGATACCGCAACCCTGCACGCCGTCCGACAATGCAGAACTCGGGCAACGATTGGTCATGGAACGGGACAACTCCTCCCCTCTCCACCTTCGGAGGTTTGGCTACTTACTTCCCTGAGCGCTCTGCCATCACTTCGATGCCTTTCCGCACTTATTTCAACATAGGTGTAGGTAACAGCTACAACTACAAGGGAAAGAAGACAGCAGGTCCATGGTACAATCTCTCTACTCAGGACATTGTGCCAACATATCGCTGGTTAGTACGTTCGGCTAATACAACGACTGTTGCCACCAACATACAACCTGAATTCACCATTGATGACAGTTACCAAGGTGGTTCAAGTCTCCGCCTGACGGGCACACCTTCTGCCAGTGGTACGGACATTGTGCTCTATCGCACAGAATTGCCAGTTGCGAGCGCGGGCACATACGCAAAAGTAGCCATCAAGAGTGGCATTGAAGGCAACAATGCCAGCAACCTCTACCTCATACTCAAAAAGAAGGGCGAAACGACCTACCACGAATATCCCGTAGGCAACACCACTTCCAAAAATTGGGAAGAGAAGAACATTGCTCTCGACCTGGCCTCTGGCGACGTTGTGCAATTCGTTGGTCTCCGTGTGAAGGGTTCAACGTCGGGCAACTACAATATGTATGTAGGCAAACTTGAAATTAACGATGAGAAAACCGTTGTACCTGCAGAAATCAAGGACTTCACTGTAGAAGTGAAGCGCGAAACTACCAAATCGCTTGCCGTGAAACTCAACTGGGCACTTGATGCTACCGGTAGCACACGTTCCGATTGGGGTATGGTATTCAACGAAGACGGCAATGTGGATCACTTCGAAGTTCTTTACAAGAATGGAGAAGACGGCAGAATCAGCGCAATCAGCCATGTACAGGGCTGGTCAGACTATATTGGCGATATTCCCATGTCAGATGGCGAAGATCCCTACATTGGTGTACGCGCCGTTTCTACCGACCTGAAGACTTACAGCGATCCTGTTTGGGTGCATGTATCAAGGAGTTCTAACGTACCGGCTGGCGTCGAAGGCGATGTTGTATATGGCATCAGCGAAATCAACCCAAGTTCTGAAGGTTACCAGACTGCCTTCGACACTCGCTACATCACGTCCGTTACATCCACCGGTGCTTCTGTGGCAAACATCAACTTCACGGGTAGCAAGCAGCAAGATGGTACCAACTACGTTGACGGCACATCGAGCGTGCTGAAAGTGAAACAGGGAGATAAAGTTACCATCAACTGGGTTTACAACAGTGCAAGCGATGGTCTGCAATACTGCACCATGAAGACCTACGCTGACTGGAACATCAACGGCTATTTCGAGTCGAAGACAGACGAACTTATTGTTGAGCAGGGAGGAGAAAAGCAGAATAACAGTTCTAATCTCAAGCCATTCACCCTTAATGTTCCAGAAGATGCTGTATGCGGTTTCACACGTATGCGCATGGTGCTCAGCGATGCGTGGTTCCCCCATCCGGGTCCTACATGTCTTACCACCAAAGGCTACACCCTCGACCTCGCTATTGAAGTATCGGGTGCCAACGCTGAGCGCACACCGCCTGCCGACACACACGACCAAGGCGTAAGCGATATTCCCGATGGTCTCGATGGCGACCTTACAGCAATCAACACCCTTACTGGTGCTGTATCCTCTGCAGTTGTAGCCAATGATTGCATCAACCTTGAAAACGTGGAAAAGGTATGGATATATAGCGCAGATGGTAAATTAGTGAACTTCACGAAGGATAGTCCCACAAGCATCAGCACGAAAGAATTCCCTCCAGGCACATACATCGTCAAGATGCAGAGCGGCAATGTCATTCGAGCAGTTAAGATAGCCATATAA
- a CDS encoding SusD/RagB family nutrient-binding outer membrane lipoprotein: MKLYKTLSLFALAFGAISFAACVDYDEPTDEFNQTDINITDSVYHGKPDSIGYGTLPTEEAVDAATKKLETRFHQTITGQYAIRGGKNGDVPGPHAYQRQYSLGPDNYAQYTTVPHSDFMYGTLKSTYDISAEFNGGPNSSFIMVKNAIVPLINDPAIDTIPELKAIYLLLYDFAAQEVADIFGPFPYQNFKENFSNSPFVYQSLEVIYKKIVENIDDVIACLENFKNRPEWYQNKIMEQIWSYTVVLQHKYDPTQDIENWRRFANSLKLRMAMHIVKVNPTLAQTWAEEAVASGVIETTTDEAVLSPLMVGFTNPLLEIWNNWGDARLSASFESLLMSLNHPFAKSVFRKNSDPITNLKTGEVLPANTRIVGLREGIHPGQGQAYGNNQMIAYSSLVAENVAMAPLYLIKLSEVDFLRAEGALRGWNMGGDAKMFYERGIEYGYLNDRLIGDYAYTSALPEYMAQTEATPYIYQDPMGNVVDPKTGNSYLESVTKIGVAWNEGDSQETKLEKIITQKYIALFPNSWEAWGDMRRTGYPKVFPVMNADEGDGTLKYGDLIRRAPFPNTDDASVRDIDRTGLEALGGEDYQSTRLWWDVEGPNF, encoded by the coding sequence ATGAAACTCTATAAGACATTATCATTATTTGCGCTCGCCTTTGGAGCAATAAGTTTTGCTGCTTGTGTTGACTACGACGAGCCTACCGATGAGTTCAATCAAACCGATATCAACATCACCGACTCCGTATATCACGGCAAACCCGACAGTATCGGCTATGGAACTCTACCCACTGAAGAAGCGGTGGATGCTGCCACCAAAAAGTTGGAGACCCGTTTCCATCAGACCATCACGGGGCAATATGCCATCCGCGGTGGTAAGAACGGCGATGTTCCCGGTCCACATGCTTACCAACGTCAGTACAGTTTAGGTCCTGACAACTACGCACAATATACCACTGTGCCTCACTCCGACTTTATGTATGGCACACTGAAATCCACATACGATATCAGTGCTGAGTTCAACGGCGGTCCTAACAGTTCATTCATCATGGTGAAAAATGCCATCGTTCCGCTCATCAACGATCCCGCCATCGACACCATTCCTGAACTGAAGGCCATCTACCTGCTCCTGTACGACTTCGCAGCACAGGAAGTAGCAGACATCTTCGGTCCGTTCCCCTATCAAAATTTCAAGGAAAACTTCAGCAATTCTCCATTCGTGTATCAGAGTCTGGAAGTCATCTACAAGAAAATTGTTGAAAACATTGACGACGTTATAGCATGCCTCGAAAACTTCAAGAACCGCCCGGAATGGTATCAGAACAAGATTATGGAGCAGATTTGGAGTTATACCGTTGTGCTGCAACACAAGTATGACCCAACGCAAGATATCGAAAATTGGAGGCGCTTTGCCAATTCTCTGAAACTGCGTATGGCTATGCACATCGTGAAGGTGAACCCGACATTGGCGCAAACATGGGCAGAGGAAGCCGTGGCAAGCGGTGTGATAGAGACAACAACCGACGAAGCCGTTTTGTCTCCTTTGATGGTAGGTTTCACCAACCCATTGCTTGAGATATGGAACAACTGGGGCGATGCTCGCTTGAGTGCTTCTTTCGAAAGTCTGCTCATGAGTCTCAACCACCCATTTGCCAAGAGCGTGTTCCGCAAGAACAGCGATCCTATCACTAACCTGAAGACCGGTGAAGTTCTTCCTGCAAACACACGCATTGTAGGTCTGCGCGAAGGCATTCACCCGGGACAGGGTCAGGCATACGGCAACAACCAGATGATTGCATATAGTTCACTCGTTGCAGAAAATGTGGCTATGGCTCCACTTTATCTCATTAAGCTCTCGGAGGTTGACTTCCTGCGTGCTGAGGGTGCACTGCGCGGCTGGAACATGGGCGGTGATGCCAAGATGTTCTACGAACGCGGCATTGAATATGGTTACCTGAACGACCGTCTCATCGGCGATTATGCATACACCAGTGCCCTGCCCGAATACATGGCACAGACTGAGGCCACTCCTTATATTTATCAGGATCCTATGGGCAATGTGGTTGACCCGAAGACCGGCAACTCTTACCTCGAAAGCGTTACCAAGATTGGTGTAGCATGGAACGAAGGCGACAGCCAGGAGACGAAACTCGAAAAAATCATCACTCAGAAGTACATTGCCCTCTTCCCGAACTCATGGGAGGCTTGGGGCGACATGCGTCGCACAGGATATCCCAAGGTGTTCCCCGTGATGAATGCTGACGAAGGCGATGGCACCTTGAAGTATGGCGACCTCATCCGTCGTGCTCCATTCCCCAACACTGACGATGCTTCCGTACGCGACATCGACCGCACGGGTCTTGAGGCACTCGGCGGCGAAGACTACCAGAGCACACGCCTGTGGTGGGACGTTGAAGGACCTAACTTCTGA
- a CDS encoding SusC/RagA family TonB-linked outer membrane protein: MHYSNHSMMALLFCAGLSFCGAMVPQAASAQVTASTSSTATGTVLDQDGDPVFGAKVTALGLDKSTQTDTDGKFFLSDVPAGTTLRITYLGARTEDVKWAGSTLNIQLKAPESNPGRAVVTAMGIVRKEKSLTYATQQIKSDDFMKVQDVNIANSIEGKVSGVTITASAGGAGGGSKIIMRGNKSILGSSTPLIVVDGVPMTNNIRGQINSAETMTYQGVVEGSDPLSQINPDDIESMQILKGANAAALYGSKAANGVVMITTKKGKQGKIDVTYTGNITFETPLLTPKIQKIYGAPISPTGQLMSADGWGGKISETPDYVYQPYSSDATVDMVISPDGNPNRQVFMRNYGRNNLDDFYRTSTTTNNSLALSGGTDLIQTYFSMANSHSTGLVPSNNYNRNTFAFRQTYNLFKNRVKFEASLNYVQTKTKNRVGGGTVMNPIYHLYVTPNNVDMEYYRHNYAGTGVWNSTLQTYYKQNEDGTYDKVNESIRLSGLMQNWAYMQALQNNPYWLLKQNTGINKEDRVYGAFAANVKIIDGLTFEARVGIDHSKYDSETKRYATTLLPATMEDYGRYWRILNRTTELYTNFLLSYNKTFAEDWSVSATAGWVGHTIKSRNQTTDVVAKYVDGGLNMISDRINLFMTNAGGPGATSSSKGSNWDKAALFTGQVGWKERIYADFSYRQDWYRAFRQFKDRGVDDNYGYFGVGLNAIISDLARLPEWWNYFKYRLSYAEVGNSIPNTVYSKGSENLRTGAITSSTWSTFRNPVPEKTNSFETGVEMLFFNNKLNFDFTFYNSIMKNLYMIASNASGLAEPVNSGKVRNRGFETTIGYNFIFNNDWRWKTQFNFSYNNNKILETTYEEDGTEKLLYTDLAGVRVRYTKGGSIGDMYVRDLHHNEDGTLFMSEGGKLLTERRYTKYIGNMNSKYQLGWSNTISYKDFQLYFLINGRIGGKVISLTEAYLDNLGLSQRSAAARQYAEANGLYTASGELAMYLPDGSGRLIGVQDYYQTVGATGSQYTPNYIYDATNFRLRELSLGYTFRNLLGENKNLSVSFIGRNLFFIYKDSPVDPDISLSTGNGLGGFEIFNLPSTRSFGFNVKVNF, encoded by the coding sequence ATGCATTATTCCAACCATTCCATGATGGCGTTGTTATTTTGCGCAGGTTTGTCTTTCTGCGGAGCAATGGTTCCGCAGGCAGCCTCAGCACAGGTAACCGCCTCTACGTCGTCCACGGCTACGGGTACCGTACTTGACCAGGACGGGGATCCTGTGTTCGGAGCCAAAGTAACCGCTTTGGGGCTTGACAAGAGCACACAGACCGACACAGACGGTAAATTCTTCCTGTCGGACGTTCCCGCCGGAACGACATTGAGAATTACTTATCTCGGTGCAAGAACCGAAGACGTTAAATGGGCAGGCTCAACGCTGAACATACAGTTGAAAGCACCGGAGAGCAATCCCGGTCGCGCTGTGGTAACGGCGATGGGTATTGTCCGCAAGGAAAAATCACTGACCTACGCTACACAGCAGATTAAGTCGGACGACTTCATGAAAGTGCAAGACGTGAACATCGCCAACTCCATCGAAGGTAAGGTGAGCGGTGTTACGATTACTGCAAGTGCCGGTGGAGCCGGTGGTGGTTCAAAGATTATCATGCGTGGTAACAAGTCTATCCTCGGTAGCAGCACCCCGCTCATCGTTGTTGACGGCGTGCCAATGACTAACAACATCCGCGGACAGATTAACAGCGCAGAGACCATGACTTATCAGGGAGTGGTAGAAGGTTCCGACCCTCTGTCGCAGATTAACCCCGACGATATCGAGTCGATGCAAATCCTCAAGGGTGCGAATGCTGCCGCACTTTACGGTTCCAAGGCAGCCAACGGTGTTGTCATGATTACCACGAAGAAAGGTAAGCAAGGCAAGATAGACGTTACCTACACAGGCAACATCACATTTGAGACCCCGCTGCTCACGCCGAAAATCCAGAAGATTTATGGTGCGCCCATCAGTCCCACAGGTCAGCTGATGTCTGCCGACGGATGGGGCGGAAAGATTTCTGAAACTCCTGATTACGTCTATCAACCCTACAGTAGCGATGCAACAGTGGACATGGTCATCAGTCCCGACGGCAATCCCAACCGCCAGGTGTTCATGCGCAACTATGGCAGAAACAACCTTGACGACTTCTACCGCACAAGTACTACAACGAACAACTCGTTGGCGCTCTCCGGCGGTACAGACCTAATTCAGACCTACTTCTCAATGGCAAACTCCCACTCCACGGGTCTCGTGCCATCAAACAACTACAACCGTAACACATTTGCATTCCGCCAGACATACAATCTGTTCAAGAACCGCGTGAAGTTTGAGGCATCGTTGAACTATGTTCAGACCAAGACGAAGAACCGCGTTGGTGGTGGTACGGTGATGAACCCGATTTACCACCTGTATGTTACTCCAAACAATGTGGACATGGAATACTACCGCCACAACTATGCCGGCACAGGCGTTTGGAACTCCACTCTTCAGACTTATTACAAGCAGAACGAAGATGGTACGTACGACAAGGTTAATGAGTCGATTCGCCTCTCCGGTCTGATGCAGAACTGGGCCTACATGCAAGCCCTTCAGAACAACCCCTATTGGTTGCTCAAGCAGAACACCGGCATCAACAAGGAAGACCGCGTCTATGGTGCCTTCGCTGCCAACGTGAAGATTATTGACGGGCTGACATTCGAAGCCCGCGTGGGTATCGACCACTCAAAATATGACAGTGAGACCAAGCGCTATGCCACCACCCTTCTTCCTGCAACGATGGAAGACTACGGACGCTACTGGCGCATACTGAACCGCACAACTGAACTCTACACAAACTTCCTGCTCTCCTACAACAAGACATTTGCAGAAGACTGGAGCGTGAGTGCTACTGCCGGTTGGGTGGGACACACCATCAAGTCGAGAAACCAAACCACAGACGTTGTAGCAAAATACGTTGACGGTGGTCTCAACATGATTTCCGACCGTATTAACCTCTTCATGACGAATGCCGGCGGTCCTGGTGCCACATCCTCTTCAAAGGGTTCCAACTGGGACAAGGCTGCGCTGTTTACAGGACAGGTTGGTTGGAAAGAACGCATTTATGCTGACTTCTCTTATCGTCAGGACTGGTATCGCGCATTCCGTCAGTTCAAGGACCGCGGTGTTGACGACAACTACGGCTACTTTGGTGTAGGTTTGAACGCTATCATCAGCGACCTCGCCCGTCTGCCCGAATGGTGGAACTACTTCAAGTATCGTCTGAGTTATGCAGAGGTAGGTAACTCCATTCCTAACACCGTATATTCCAAGGGTTCTGAAAATTTGCGCACCGGTGCCATCACTTCGAGCACATGGTCCACTTTCCGCAATCCTGTTCCGGAAAAGACAAACTCTTTCGAAACCGGTGTGGAAATGCTCTTCTTCAACAACAAGTTGAACTTCGACTTCACGTTCTACAACTCTATCATGAAGAACCTCTACATGATTGCCTCTAACGCCAGCGGACTTGCAGAACCCGTAAACTCCGGTAAGGTTCGCAACCGCGGTTTTGAAACCACCATCGGTTACAACTTCATCTTCAACAATGACTGGCGCTGGAAGACACAGTTCAACTTCTCTTACAACAACAACAAGATTCTCGAAACGACATACGAAGAGGATGGTACAGAGAAACTACTCTACACTGACCTCGCCGGTGTTCGTGTCCGCTACACCAAGGGTGGTTCCATTGGCGACATGTACGTGCGCGACTTGCACCACAACGAAGATGGCACTCTTTTCATGAGCGAAGGTGGCAAACTGCTTACAGAACGTCGTTACACGAAGTATATTGGCAATATGAACTCGAAGTACCAACTCGGTTGGAGCAACACCATCAGTTATAAGGACTTCCAACTCTACTTCCTCATCAACGGCCGCATCGGTGGTAAGGTGATTTCCCTGACAGAGGCTTACCTCGACAATCTGGGTCTCTCACAACGCAGTGCCGCAGCCCGCCAGTATGCAGAAGCTAACGGCCTCTACACAGCAAGCGGCGAACTTGCCATGTATCTGCCTGACGGAAGCGGACGACTTATCGGTGTTCAGGACTACTACCAGACTGTAGGTGCTACCGGCAGCCAATACACACCGAACTACATCTACGACGCTACGAACTTCCGCCTGCGCGAACTTTCCTTAGGCTATACGTTCCGTAACCTGCTGGGCGAGAACAAGAACCTCTCTGTATCGTTCATCGGCCGCAACCTCTTCTTTATCTACAAGGACTCACCTGTTGATCCCGACATCTCCCTCTCTACAGGCAACGGCCTGGGCGGATTTGAAATCTTCAACCTTCCTTCCACCCGCTCGTTCGGTTTCAATGTGAAAGTAAACTTCTAA